The genomic stretch TCGCCAACAATCGGGAAGAACTTCCTTTTAATAGAATTGAGCGAAGCTGGATATATGCTTCCGCCAAGAAAGAAAATAACTACGAAGGTTTTGGAACTGATAGGGACATCTACAAACATCAGCATATCTTCATAAAAAATGCGATGATTGGGTACCAAGTACCCGAAAACCATCCAAATATTGCACATCCCTATTTTTTGCCCTGCGCAAAAGTAATGGGTGCCCATAACAAACGTAGAAAACCATATCGCCCTGCTTCCATCATCAATGTATCCGCGATGAGTTTCGGCTCGCTGTCCGCTGCAGCGATCGAATCGTTGAACAGGGGCGTGGAAAAGTGTGGGGCCTATCACAATACAGGTGAAGGTGGGCTTTCCCCCTATCACAAACAAGGCGGTGATGTAATTTTTCATTTTGGAACGGGATATTTTGGAGTTAGATCTAAAGATGGGGGCTTTTCCATGGACAAATTAAAGGTTTTGGTGGATGAAAACCCTTGTGTAAAAGCGATTGAAATCAAGCTGTCACAAGGGGCAAAACCTGGAAAGGGCGGTGTGCTTCCGGGCTCCAAAATAACACCTGAGCTGGCAGAAATACGAGGTGTTGAAGTTGGAAAGGATGTCATCTCCCCACCTACGCACAAAGCATTCTCCACTATTCCCGAGCTTTTGGATTTTATAGAATCCATTGCAGAGGAAACCGGATTGCCCGTTGGAATCAAGGGGGCCATTGGAAAAATTGAACAATGGCAACAACTGGCCGATTTGATGAAAAAAACGGGCAAAGGCCCGGATTTTATCACCATTGATGGCGGTGAAGGCGGAACCGGTGCCGCACCACCAAGTTTTGCAGACCATGTTTCCCTTCCATGGACCTACGGCTTTTCCTCGGTCTACAAAATATTTTTGGACCACGGGCTTACCGATAGAATCGTTTTTATTGGCAGTGGAAAATTAGGATTCCCCGGAAAGGCGGCGATGGCATTTGCCATGGGCGCAGATTGCATCAATGTGGCCCGCGAGGCCATGATGAGCATTGGGTGCATTCAGGCGCAGGTTTGCCACACCAATAGGTGTCCCGCTGGCGTGGCCACGCAGAATAAATGGCGACAAAGCGGAATCAACGTGCCTTTAAAATCCGATAGATTGGCCCAATATTTTAAAACATTCAGAAAAGAGCTTTTGGAAATAACCCATGCGGCGGGGTACGAACATCCATGCCAATTTCATATGGAAGATATACAGGTGAACGTGGATGATGATTATCTTAGCAGCGACATTAGAAGGGTGTACAAGTACCAAAAGGAGCAAGTACCCTTCACCTCCATGCAAGAGCTCTATGATTGCGAGCATCTGGGGGGGCAAAAAACAACTTAATTAAAAACATTATAACTTAGACCCAAATAATTTTATCTACCTATGAAAAACAATCTACTCGTCATAGCGCTTCTTGTTATAACCACAAGCGTTTATTCGCAAAGAAAAAGTGATTTGATTGCCGAAATTGACAATCTAAAATCAAGGATATCCGAAGTGGAACAGGAATTGGCCGTTGCAAAACGAGAAATATCATCGAGCAGCGCCGAGGCCGAGGCCTTAAAATCCGAAAATGCAACCCTGCGGGATGCAAATGCAACACTTCTGGGCAACATGAGCAACTTTTCCCAGCTATCCAAACAAAACTCCGACAACGTGGACCGTGCAATGGCCGCTCTTGCCAGAAAGGAAAGACAACTTAGTGGAATAAATGACATGATCTCCGCGAACGATTCCAGCGCGATCGTTTCTTTAACACGAATAAAGCAGACCTTGGGAGAGAATGCCAAGGTTAGCGTTGAAGCCGGCGTAGTGGTCATCAGCAATAGTTTGAACACACTTTTTGGCTCGGATACTTCCTCCGATTTGACCGAAGAGGGAAAAACGTGGTTGGCCGGGGTTGCCAATATCATAAAGGCAAATCCAAATTTTAAGGCAGAAGTCGAAGGCCTGAACATTACCGGCGAGTTTGGCCCCACTTATGGCCAAGTAGCCTCTGTGGCTTCCGAACTGGTATCCAGTTTAGAGGTTCCTGCGGAAAGTATAGCTATTTCGGCAAAGGACGGTAATTTTAAAGAAGGCATCAATATTAGACTGCAGCCCGATTACAAAGGATTTTACGCTAAGGCGAAGGAAAGCGCCAAGGCGGGACAATAACCTTTGGTCCAAAATACTTTTTGAGGTTTTGGTTCGTTCTTGGTAGTGTAAAATCAATAAAAAACCAGACTACCTTATGAGTGGAGATCAAATCCTTCAGTTATTCGCCTATTTAATGCCTGCCGTTGTTACCGGTGCCGTGGCCTTCTATTTTTTTAGATTGCATACCCGTAATGAAGATGGACGCAGAAGATTCCTATTGCACAAGGATTCGCAAAAGGAAACTTTGCCCATTCGTTTGCAAGCCTATGAGCGCATGGCGCTATTTTTGGAACGCATTGCCCTTAACAGCTTAGTGGTTCGCGTTTCACCCACCACCAAAAACAAAGGTGACTATGAAAATTTGCTCATAAAACAGATTGAAACCGAGTTCGAGCACAACTTGTCCCAACAAATTTATATGTCGGATGCTTGCTGGAACATCATAAAAACGGCGAAGAACACTACCATACAAATTATACGTTCTGCTGGA from Flagellimonas oceani encodes the following:
- a CDS encoding FMN-binding glutamate synthase family protein — protein: MEAFFDFLGDIPWWTWILFFLLLVAIRDIFFQKAHTISHNYPIVGHLRYWLESIGPEMRQYFVANNREELPFNRIERSWIYASAKKENNYEGFGTDRDIYKHQHIFIKNAMIGYQVPENHPNIAHPYFLPCAKVMGAHNKRRKPYRPASIINVSAMSFGSLSAAAIESLNRGVEKCGAYHNTGEGGLSPYHKQGGDVIFHFGTGYFGVRSKDGGFSMDKLKVLVDENPCVKAIEIKLSQGAKPGKGGVLPGSKITPELAEIRGVEVGKDVISPPTHKAFSTIPELLDFIESIAEETGLPVGIKGAIGKIEQWQQLADLMKKTGKGPDFITIDGGEGGTGAAPPSFADHVSLPWTYGFSSVYKIFLDHGLTDRIVFIGSGKLGFPGKAAMAFAMGADCINVAREAMMSIGCIQAQVCHTNRCPAGVATQNKWRQSGINVPLKSDRLAQYFKTFRKELLEITHAAGYEHPCQFHMEDIQVNVDDDYLSSDIRRVYKYQKEQVPFTSMQELYDCEHLGGQKTT